A segment of the Fibrobacter sp. UWR4 genome:
AGGGATTATCCGCCACGAATGTGGCGGATATAAAAACCGCCCGCTAAAAAAGAGGGGTGGTTTGTGATTCTACAGTTCTTAGCAATGATGGGTACTTTCGTTTCACGAAAGTACCAAATGCTGGCCTCGGTCATGGACAAATAAATTTGTCCGCGACACTCGGCTTACGTACTTGTCGTTCTTACTTCAACTCAGCTAGAGCCTTTTCGTTCTTAGCAATGATGTCCTGCTGGGTTGCCAGCTTGACACGTTCTGCGTTGACGACGGCTTCCGGAGCGCCGGAAACGAACTTCTCGTTGCTGAGTTTCTTTTCGATGGAAGCAGCAAAGCTCTTTGCCTTTTCGATTTCCTTTTCGAGGCGTGCAATTTCTGCAGCCGGGTCAAGGATACCTTCCAGCGGGATGAAGAGTTCGCCACCAGGAACAACGGCGGATGCGCTGAACTTGGGCTTTGCGGCCTTCACGCCAACGGTAATGCTTTCGATGCCACCCAGTTCGGTGATGATGGCGAGGCATGCATTCACGGACTTTTCGGTAGCAGCATCGTCGACGCTCACCACAGCCTTCAGCTTGGTAGCGGGGGAGACGCTGTAACGGCCACGAACACCGCGGACTGCTTCCACCACGGCGAATGCCTGGTCGAATGCAACTTCGATGTCCTTGTTGATGAGAGATTCATCAGCAGTGGGCCAGGGGCGGCTGATCACCATTTCGGAACCCTGGAACAGGATGCTGTTCAGTTCTTCGGTGATGAACGGCATAACCGGGTGGAGAAGGTCAAGCACATTCTTCAGCACGTAGCTGAGGATGGCCATGGCGTTCTTCTTTTCGGCGGTCAAAGATTCGCTGTTGATTACAGCCTTCTTGATTTCAAGATACTGGCTGCAAACATCGTCCCACACGAAGCGGTAGAGGAAACCTGCAAGTTCTGCGAAGTGGTATTCTTCCAGCATGCGGGTTGCATCCTTGATGGTGGTCTGCAAGCGAGAAAGGATCCACTTGTCTTCGAGAGTGAGGAGAGCCTTGTCCATGGGGAGCTCTGCGGTGAGAGCGCCAGCCTGTTCCAGCTGCGGATAAAGGAAGCGGCATGCGTTCCAGATCTTGTTACTGAAGTTACGGCCGATTTCGAACTTTTCGGAAGTGTTGATTTCGGTACCGTCTTCCTGCTTTTCCTTTTTCACCGGCAGACGGACGTCCTGGTTGTCGGTGCAGAGGCTTGCCATCACGAAGCGGAGAGCGTCAGTGCCGTACTTCTTTTCGATATCCATGGGGTCCACACCGTTGCCCTTGGACTTACTCATGGTCATGCCATTGCCGTCCAGAATCTTCGGGTGGATGTAAACGGTCTTGAAGGGGATGGTACCCATGTTTTCCTGGCTGAACAGCACCATGCGAGCCACCCAGAGGGTGATGATGTCGCGGCTGGTCACCAGCACGGAAGTGGGGTAGTACTTCTTCAGGGTGTCGTCAGCCGGAGTCGGCCAGCCCATGGTAGAATGGGGCCAGAGACCACTGGAGAACCAGGTGTCAAGAACGTCTTCTTCCTGCTTGAGAACGTGGCCCGGAACTGCGTCTTCCTTCAGGTTTTCTTCCTGAGAGCAGACTAGGTAGCCGCCGTTTTCAGCCTTGTAGAAGAAGATGTCGTCGCGGCCGCC
Coding sequences within it:
- a CDS encoding valine--tRNA ligase is translated as METRYNSKDVEARWHATWAEKNSFAPSGKGEPFSVVIPPPNVTGALHLGHALNDTLQDILVRYRRKTGRDTLWIPGTDHAGIATQAVVEKRLFQDEHKTRHDIGRDALVERIWKWKEEYEARITTQLKSLGVSCDWSRQRFTLDPICAKAVRHAFFNLFKKGLIYRGKRLVNWDTKLQTAVADDEIYYEHVKGHFWTFKYPLADGSGFIPVSTTRPETIMGDTALAVHPSDERYAQFIGKTLKVPFVDREIPVIADAILVDKDFGTGSVKVTPAHDPNDYATGLRHKLPMINIMNDDGTLNENAGKFQGMKGQAAREAVVAGLVELGLLIKVEDHEMDVGHSDRSKTVIEPYLSDQWFVKMDVLAENAMNAVKSGEIKILPERYANKYLDWLAEKRDWCISRQLWWGHRIPIWHTDATEEELKAVFGGRDDIFFYKAENGGYLVCSQEENLKEDAVPGHVLKQEEDVLDTWFSSGLWPHSTMGWPTPADDTLKKYYPTSVLVTSRDIITLWVARMVLFSQENMGTIPFKTVYIHPKILDGNGMTMSKSKGNGVDPMDIEKKYGTDALRFVMASLCTDNQDVRLPVKKEKQEDGTEINTSEKFEIGRNFSNKIWNACRFLYPQLEQAGALTAELPMDKALLTLEDKWILSRLQTTIKDATRMLEEYHFAELAGFLYRFVWDDVCSQYLEIKKAVINSESLTAEKKNAMAILSYVLKNVLDLLHPVMPFITEELNSILFQGSEMVISRPWPTADESLINKDIEVAFDQAFAVVEAVRGVRGRYSVSPATKLKAVVSVDDAATEKSVNACLAIITELGGIESITVGVKAAKPKFSASAVVPGGELFIPLEGILDPAAEIARLEKEIEKAKSFAASIEKKLSNEKFVSGAPEAVVNAERVKLATQQDIIAKNEKALAELK